From Pseudoalteromonas rubra, one genomic window encodes:
- a CDS encoding EamA family transporter: MDFKSIMCALLVVTVWGVNFSVIKLGLEELPPILFSGLRFLIVAIPAVFFIPFPRTSVWHVLGVGLFLGVIKFGLLFVAMENDASAGIASLLLQAQVVFTIVLSALVLKEQASRFQIVGAVIACSGFAMFFMSQTGSVTLLGVALILCAALSWAVSNLIMKQLQQVNLLHFMVWVSVVVPLPLFALSYYLENDMPISLVLSSSGQTWLALLYVGPVSTLLAFALWGWLLGRHHAAAVTPFALLIPLVGIVSANVILNEQVDTFELIGGAVILCGLTFSVLGERLFQFFSNTASVKRKVS, encoded by the coding sequence ATGGATTTTAAAAGTATCATGTGTGCACTATTAGTGGTGACAGTGTGGGGGGTTAACTTTTCAGTGATTAAACTGGGGCTGGAAGAGTTGCCGCCTATCTTATTTTCCGGCTTGCGCTTTTTGATTGTGGCAATTCCTGCCGTGTTTTTCATTCCCTTTCCCAGGACCTCTGTGTGGCATGTACTCGGGGTGGGTTTATTTCTCGGTGTTATTAAGTTTGGCTTGCTGTTTGTCGCAATGGAAAATGATGCCTCAGCAGGCATTGCCTCGCTATTACTTCAGGCACAGGTGGTGTTTACGATAGTACTGAGTGCACTGGTGCTCAAAGAGCAAGCCAGCCGGTTTCAGATTGTTGGCGCCGTCATTGCGTGCAGTGGATTTGCCATGTTCTTTATGAGTCAGACTGGTAGTGTGACTTTGCTGGGGGTAGCATTAATACTGTGTGCAGCCTTAAGCTGGGCGGTGTCGAATCTGATTATGAAGCAATTACAGCAAGTTAACTTATTACATTTCATGGTCTGGGTCAGTGTGGTGGTCCCTTTACCGCTGTTTGCCTTGTCCTATTATCTTGAAAACGATATGCCGATAAGCCTTGTTCTAAGCAGTAGTGGGCAGACCTGGCTGGCTTTACTTTATGTTGGGCCTGTTTCAACTCTGCTGGCATTTGCACTGTGGGGCTGGCTGCTTGGCAGGCATCACGCTGCAGCAGTTACCCCGTTTGCGTTACTCATTCCTTTGGTTGGCATCGTGAGTGCAAACGTGATCCTGAACGAGCAGGTCGACACATTTGAGTTGATTGGTGGTGCTGTGATCCTCTGTGGTCTGACATTTTCCGTTTTAGGTGAGCGGTTATTTCAATTCTTTTCAAACACAGCGTCAGTAAAACGAAAAGTCAGCTGA
- the adk gene encoding adenylate kinase: protein MRIILLGAPGAGKGTQAQFLMEKYGIPQISTGDMLRAAISEGTPLGLEAKKVMDAGQLVSDDIIIGLVKERVAKEDCANGFLLDGFPRTIPQADAMKENGIAVDHVIEFDVADEIIVERMSGRRVHSASGRVYHVVYNPPKVEGKDDQTGEDLIIRADDTEETVRKRLGIYHDQTKPLVSYYQSEADAGNTQYHKLDGTQAVEAVSQQLAELLG from the coding sequence ATGCGCATTATTTTGCTAGGCGCGCCGGGTGCAGGTAAAGGCACTCAAGCTCAATTTCTAATGGAAAAGTACGGTATTCCACAAATTTCAACAGGCGATATGCTACGCGCTGCGATCAGCGAAGGTACGCCGCTGGGCCTGGAAGCCAAAAAAGTGATGGATGCAGGTCAGCTTGTATCTGATGACATCATCATTGGCCTGGTAAAAGAGCGCGTTGCAAAAGAAGATTGTGCGAATGGTTTCCTGCTAGATGGCTTCCCACGTACTATCCCTCAGGCAGATGCAATGAAAGAAAATGGCATTGCTGTTGATCACGTTATCGAGTTCGACGTTGCTGACGAAATCATTGTAGAGCGTATGAGCGGTCGCCGTGTGCACTCGGCCTCTGGCCGTGTTTATCACGTTGTGTACAATCCACCAAAAGTGGAAGGCAAAGACGATCAGACCGGTGAAGATCTGATCATTCGTGCTGATGACACAGAAGAGACAGTGCGTAAGCGTCTTGGCATTTATCACGACCAGACCAAGCCACTGGTAAGCTACTATCAGTCTGAAGCGGATGCAGGCAATACTCAGTACCACAAACTGGATGGTACTCAGGCTGTTGAAGCGGTAAGCCAGCAACTTGCTGAGCTGTTAGGCTAA
- a CDS encoding TonB-dependent receptor has translation MSTTARNLTPIATAMALAMAGLSSAPVLAEEAQAEKSKIEAITVTATKRSQVIYEVPIAMSAFSGDDLDAQGISDITDVGKFVPNLNITGFSAGHNSSANPFIRGIGLQDHLITTDPGVSVYVDGVYLGRQVGQNWNLANIERIEVLRGPQGTLYGRNSIGGAINIITKQPDQQAITKVSAETGTRGRIKASMFTNQAVTDELAFNFNMGFNRRGGLGEFTNLPNAEYDVGENQEFHGRMSVKYTPTDDLRLVLTADANDGEGGTRPFTVLIDEMPEGRLYKAGLRNSMVAADPYDNATSSIETATVSNKANGISLTAEYDINADFGTKFIFSKRSSEYKAGLDDDGTAIALDHYPERGEADQTSVELQLTGYLGRADFVTGLYWFNEEGSNRQSSDEASFDGGPTKLELDQETTSRAVFFNLGYDLTDDLRLTGGVRYTEDEKEASTNVFDPVGTISSSKDWDEISWEAAANYTFENGLNWYGTVQTGYQSGQYPARPYFLIGQFFGEGGFDNPNAAAAVRANNAFMASENISAINYETGFKGQLTDDFSMSVAFFNTEYEDLPYQVNVVTDSGFDTNNLIVEQTSRGIEFESTYYVTDRFTLHSSFGFMDVDVEEQNGIKPVAPLTPEWTASISPSYEFELSNNATVNTRFDISYRDSMYGEPSSDPRRMTQIDDRTTVNFDISYAPANTNWDISLYGRNIFDERYDDARLNTGDYILVIKSNDASEFGVRYRATF, from the coding sequence ATGAGCACCACAGCACGCAATCTTACTCCGATCGCAACCGCCATGGCACTGGCAATGGCCGGCTTATCTTCTGCCCCCGTTTTAGCAGAAGAAGCACAAGCTGAGAAATCAAAAATCGAAGCCATCACAGTAACCGCGACCAAACGTTCACAGGTTATCTATGAAGTACCGATCGCTATGAGTGCATTCTCAGGAGATGATCTGGATGCGCAAGGTATCTCTGACATCACTGATGTGGGCAAATTTGTTCCAAATTTGAATATCACAGGTTTTTCTGCAGGTCATAACTCATCTGCAAACCCATTTATTCGTGGCATCGGCTTGCAAGACCACCTCATCACCACAGATCCAGGTGTCAGTGTCTATGTAGACGGTGTTTATTTGGGTCGCCAGGTAGGTCAAAACTGGAACCTGGCTAATATCGAGCGTATTGAAGTACTGCGTGGTCCTCAGGGTACTTTATATGGCCGTAACTCAATTGGTGGTGCTATTAACATCATCACTAAGCAGCCAGACCAGCAAGCAATCACTAAGGTTAGCGCGGAAACAGGTACACGTGGCCGCATCAAAGCAAGCATGTTCACTAACCAGGCCGTGACTGATGAACTGGCGTTCAACTTTAATATGGGCTTTAACCGCCGCGGTGGGCTGGGTGAATTTACTAACCTACCAAATGCTGAATACGATGTAGGTGAGAATCAGGAATTCCACGGTCGTATGTCTGTAAAATACACACCCACTGATGATCTACGTTTGGTCCTGACTGCTGACGCAAATGACGGTGAAGGTGGTACACGTCCGTTTACTGTTTTAATCGATGAAATGCCGGAAGGCCGTTTATATAAAGCAGGCCTGCGTAACTCTATGGTCGCCGCCGACCCGTATGACAATGCAACCAGCAGCATTGAGACAGCAACCGTTTCGAACAAAGCAAACGGTATCTCATTAACTGCCGAATACGATATCAATGCCGATTTTGGCACTAAGTTTATCTTCAGCAAACGCTCTTCAGAGTACAAAGCGGGCCTGGATGATGATGGTACAGCTATTGCGCTCGATCACTATCCAGAACGTGGTGAAGCTGATCAGACGTCTGTTGAACTGCAACTAACTGGCTACCTGGGTCGCGCGGATTTTGTAACGGGTCTGTACTGGTTTAATGAAGAAGGCAGCAACCGCCAGAGTTCAGACGAAGCAAGCTTTGACGGTGGCCCAACTAAACTTGAGTTGGATCAGGAAACAACCAGCCGCGCGGTATTTTTCAACCTGGGATATGACCTGACAGATGATCTGCGTCTGACCGGTGGTGTACGTTACACAGAAGATGAAAAAGAAGCATCAACTAACGTATTTGACCCTGTTGGCACCATTTCATCAAGCAAAGACTGGGATGAGATTTCATGGGAAGCCGCTGCCAACTATACCTTTGAAAATGGTCTGAACTGGTACGGTACGGTTCAAACTGGTTATCAGTCTGGTCAGTACCCAGCTCGTCCGTATTTCCTGATCGGTCAGTTCTTCGGCGAAGGCGGTTTTGACAACCCGAATGCCGCTGCTGCTGTACGTGCAAATAATGCTTTCATGGCGAGTGAGAACATCAGCGCTATCAACTATGAAACCGGCTTTAAAGGTCAGTTGACTGACGACTTCAGCATGAGTGTGGCGTTTTTCAACACCGAATATGAAGACCTGCCATATCAGGTGAACGTAGTCACGGACTCTGGATTCGACACAAACAACCTGATTGTTGAACAGACATCACGCGGTATCGAATTTGAAAGCACCTACTATGTCACAGACCGCTTTACCCTGCATTCAAGCTTCGGCTTCATGGATGTGGATGTAGAAGAGCAAAACGGCATTAAGCCGGTTGCCCCACTCACACCTGAGTGGACCGCTTCTATAAGCCCATCTTACGAATTTGAACTGAGTAACAATGCAACCGTCAACACACGTTTTGATATTTCATACCGCGACAGCATGTATGGTGAGCCAAGTTCAGATCCGCGCCGTATGACTCAAATCGATGACCGTACTACAGTAAACTTTGATATCTCTTACGCACCAGCTAACACCAACTGGGATATTTCTTTGTACGGTCGTAACATCTTTGATGAACGTTACGATGATGCACGCCTGAATACCGGTGACTATATCCTGGTGATCAAGAGCAATGATGCCAGCGAGTTTGGTGTTCGCTACCGCGCAACATTCTAA